The nucleotide window CCACCTCTTCCAATACCTCGGCTCTACCTCCAACTCTTGTCAATGGATCAACAGCCGTGGCGATTGATGAATGCGATAACATCGCCTACAACGGTCCAACTACCGGATCTAAATCAGCCTTGCTCACCCTAATCGGCGACAAGGCTAACTGGACGTGCGACGATAGCACTAGGCTTACTTTTGCTTTGTCCTTTTCCGTTTCTGGGACAAGTGGCAACGCGCTACCTTCTTTTACGGAGCCAACGGTTGCTTTTGATGCGGTAGCAGGGACTACTGTGAACATCCAATATGCGGCACAGGATAGCGACATGGACCCGTTGACCTTTGGCGGAATCGGCCTGCCGTTAGGAGCAAACGTAAATACTTCAACTGGGATCTTTTCTTGGACTCCATCGGAAAGTAACGTCGGCCCAAATACGTTTACTATCACCGTTACGGATGGAAAAGACACCGCCTCGATCTCAGTAACGATCACAGTTACGTCACTCATTGAATCGAAAAGGCCCCGATTTACTGTCATACCTCCTGATACGTTAGTTGGTGGTGGTCTAAATCTTTCGATTCCGTTTAGCGTGACCGATCCAGATGCATTCCCGATCGCATCATACACCGTAACTCCCGCAGATCTTGGGGCCTCCATCAACAACTCGGAGTTCTCCTGGACGACCCCACTAATTCCCGATATCTACCGCTTTACTATTACCGCACAGGACGCTGAGGGGCTCACTGTAAGCTATGACCTATTTATAGGAATATCTGGCGAGCTATACAGTGGACAGTTGGGATCTGCGCTCCTAGAGAGCTTAAAAGGAGTGTTTACACCCGTATTAACGCTGGGATATGATGTGGCTCGAGATACCATGTATGCAAAGGTTGACTTAGATTTAGACGGGTTTGTGCGGGGTATATATACAGGTTTTGCTGTTGCATATACCACCGGCGACCCTAGTACAGAAATGTTCAATGCGGGGATCAATGCCGAGCACACCTGGCCCCAAAGCATGGGTGCCGAAAATGAGCCCCAGCGAAGTGATCTGCACTTCCTCTTCCCCGCGAAAGACAACGTCAACTCGACACGAAGCAATCATCCCTACGCTGACATTCCAGATAACCAGACAACAACGTGGTTTGTAGGATCATCATCGCAATCAGCCATGCCAACGGTGGACATCGACACTTATAGTGAGTTTGCATCAGGTCGGTTTGAGCCGAGAGAATCGGTTAAAGGCGACGTGTCAAGAGCAGTGCTGTACTTTAATACCATCTACTCTAGTGCCGCTAATTCATCGTTTTTCGCAGAGCAAAAGGCGACACTTCTTTCTTGGGCAACACAAGATCTGCCTTCCGGAAAAGAGATCAGGAGAAGTGGGCTGATTAGAAAGTACCAGGGCAATATCAATCCGCTGTTGCTTGACCAGTCACTTGGAAATCGCCTATTTGGAACAGCGACGAATGTAGAGGGCGAGACCTTGCCTCAACAGTTGAAAATAGATGCTATCTTCCCCAATCCAAGTTTCGGTGCCCTGTCAGTTAGGATTAGTACAATGGCCAACACTAGCGCAACTGTTTCGCTGTACAATGTGCTTGGCGAAAGACTCTCGGTCAAAAGCGTTGTGCTTCCTGGTGGGCTCATAGACCTACCTGTCAACCTGAAAGATTATACAAGCGGAGTCTACTTCGTGAGTGTCACGAGCGACAAGGGTTCTCAGACTCGCAGTGTGTTCAAATATTAACCATGTTAATCACTATCCGGCAGCTCACCAATGATAATCACAACCACTCCATCCATAGAAGGGCAAGCAATTGAGTCTTATTTAGGACCGATTTCAGCACATGTCGTGTTCGGAGTCAACATCTTCTCGGACATCGCAGCGAGTTGGCGGGACGTATTCGGGGGTCGCTCTCAGACGTACCAAAAACAACTTCATCGATTGACTTCGGCGGCCCTAGCTGATCTAGAACACGCTGCAAAAAAGCTTAGGGCAAATGCTATTGTAGGGCTCAAGATGGACTATTCTGAAATCTCTGGTGG belongs to Pseudomonadota bacterium and includes:
- a CDS encoding endonuclease; translated protein: MLRSSLALLLAMVLTLPVYAQSLAPGDIAIIGVNSDNPDQFGFVALVDLPAGTAISFVDHGWKASGSFRTNEDEYTFTSSATVPKGTVILVESGAPAFSTSGDQLFAFQGTVESPAIIYGINFEDTGWQTDATSSNTSALPPTLVNGSTAVAIDECDNIAYNGPTTGSKSALLTLIGDKANWTCDDSTRLTFALSFSVSGTSGNALPSFTEPTVAFDAVAGTTVNIQYAAQDSDMDPLTFGGIGLPLGANVNTSTGIFSWTPSESNVGPNTFTITVTDGKDTASISVTITVTSLIESKRPRFTVIPPDTLVGGGLNLSIPFSVTDPDAFPIASYTVTPADLGASINNSEFSWTTPLIPDIYRFTITAQDAEGLTVSYDLFIGISGELYSGQLGSALLESLKGVFTPVLTLGYDVARDTMYAKVDLDLDGFVRGIYTGFAVAYTTGDPSTEMFNAGINAEHTWPQSMGAENEPQRSDLHFLFPAKDNVNSTRSNHPYADIPDNQTTTWFVGSSSQSAMPTVDIDTYSEFASGRFEPRESVKGDVSRAVLYFNTIYSSAANSSFFAEQKATLLSWATQDLPSGKEIRRSGLIRKYQGNINPLLLDQSLGNRLFGTATNVEGETLPQQLKIDAIFPNPSFGALSVRISTMANTSATVSLYNVLGERLSVKSVVLPGGLIDLPVNLKDYTSGVYFVSVTSDKGSQTRSVFKY